In Deinococcus psychrotolerans, the genomic window GACGCTGTAGGTGCCGAGTTCACGGAAACGCCGGGCGATCAGGCGGGTGTACTGGCTGCCGAAATCAAGAATGACAATGCTCACGCTTCCATTCTCTCATACCCGCATCTGGCTAAAGCCGCTCCCTTATCACCATCCCCACCACCCGGCTTGGTTTTGCGGCTTTTTCCTCTCCACTCGGGGGCAAGCAGGTGCCACAATGCACAGCAGGCCGCCCAAGCACGCGGGCCGACCAGTCAGCAGCAAGCAGGCCACAGGAGACGGGAATGGATCAGCAACGGGAGAACCGGAGCGGACTGAGAGCAGCGCTGCCGCCCGCTACCGACCAGCGGCAACTCACTTTCATCGAAGGGCAACTGACCTACGACATCTTGGAAGATTTGTTTTTGTACTTGTGCCGCCGCCAAGAGACGCTGGTGTGGCAGCTCACGACCTTGGCGGGTGAGTTCAGCGTGGTGTTCGATCAGGGTCAGCCCGCCGACTGCATGTTCCGGCCCAGCCGTCCTATCGGCGCTTATGTGGGCCTCAAGGCCCTGCGCACCCTCTTTCAGCAGCAGGGCGGACAGTTTAGCGTCAGCCGGAGCGCGGCTCCCATCCGGCGGCGCAGTTTGTCGGGCAGCGGTGAGAACCTGCTGATGGCGCTGGCGGCGCAGGGCGACGAGCGCAGCGCCCCCGCTGTCCTCTCCGGCACCACCTTTGACAGCTCAGCGGAGTTGGCTTCGGTGCAAGACCTGCAGCCGGACGCCCACCGCACCGCGTTTTTGACTTCTTCGGCGGAGATGCCTCTGGCCGATGTCTTGCAACTGTTTTCGGTGAGCCGCCGGAGTTACCGGGTGAAACTTTCTGATCTCAGCGTTCATCCCTCTGCGCCCCGCTGGCTCGGAGAAATAGAACTCAGCGCCCATCAGATCATCAGTGCAGACATGGGCAGTGAGCGAGGTCAATCTGCTTTCAACAAACTCCTGAACTTTGCAGGTGCCCTACAGATTGAAGTCAGTCCAAGTTCGGTTTCTCTGCCTACAGGTCATGACTTGCCACCAAATGAGCCGCCGCCGGATAAGTCACCGCTGGGCAAACTCGACAAGCTGCTGCTGAGCGCGGTGATGGCAGGCGAACTCGGGTCGGCATCTGAAACGGGCGCAGAGAAGCCAAGCGCTGCTGAAACACCGTCAGCCTTACAGCGCTTGGGAACATTCTTGCGGCGCAAGTAAACAAAACCAGCCCTACGCTTCACTTCAAAAATACTCCCGCCGATGGGCAAAGCTCTTGCAGTACGCACTCGCCGCACTTGGGCCGCTGGGCTTTGCAGGTTTCGCGCCCGTGCCGAATAGCCGAGACGTGAAAGGTGTAGCGCTCAGCCCAAGTCGCGGGCAAGACTTCGTCATACCAACGCTCGACTTTCACCGCATTCCACTGGGCGGGCAGCCACTCCAAGCGGCGGGTGATCCGCAGGATGTGGGTGTCCACCGGCATGGCGGGACGGGCCAGATCGAACAGCAGCACGCACGAAGCGGTTTTCATGCCCACACCGGGCAAGCTTTCCAGGAGCGTGCGAACCTCGGCGTCGTTCATCTGGCGGGTGTCTTTTAAGCTGAGTTCGCCGCGTGTGGTTTCGAGTTGGTCAAGCACATTCCAGATGTAGTTGGCCTTAATGCGCGATAGGCCGCCGCCCGCCGCCTTCAGCACCGTTTCAATGCCGTCGGGGCCGTCGGCCAGTGCCATCTCCCAACTCGGATATGCCGCCTTGAGCCCCCCGAACTGCCGCCGGGTGATCGGCGCGGTGTTTTGTTGCGACAAAATGGTGCTGATCAGGCCGTCGAGGGGCTCAGCCGCCCTGCGGGGTGTGGGCGGCGTGGGCAGATAGCGCTTTGCCAGACGGCGGGCCACTTCCGGCAGCTCGGCGGGCGACGGCGCTTGCTCAGCGAGGCTGGGTTTGGAGCGCGGTGTTCGGGTCGGCTGCTGTTCAGTGGGTTGCTGCTCAGAGAGATATCGCTGCGCTGGACGGGTTTGAGGCGGCAAGCTCACTGCGCACCGCTCTTATCTGGCCCGCAGTTGAGCAACATTACCCGCGCCGTCTTTGGCCTCAATGTCCGCATAAGTTCCTGTCGTTTCAGCATAAAACTCGGTGCTGTTGCCCGGCGTAATATTGAGTACGCTGCCGTCCACCGAGACTTGGGCCACGCTGGTGTTGTCGGTAACAACGCCGCTGACCCGGATGATTTTGTTGTCACGCTCGAACTTGGTCACGCGAATGACCGGCGGGGTGTTGTCTACCCGCAGCGGCAACTCCAAAGTGGTTTTGTTGCCGGAGCTGTCGAGGGCCAGCAAGCTCAGGGTAGTGGTATCACCCTTGATACTGGTCTGATAGCTGAACGGCGCGATTTTGCTGCCCGCTTTGATCGGCACTTTCTCGCCTTGCACCTTGAGCAGCGCCACTGCTTTGTCGTCGAGGACGTAGCCCTTGAGGGTAAAGCTTTTGTTGGCGCTGACTGCGCCGCCTTCAGGACTGGTGATGATGATGTGCGGCTTAAACTGATCGCTTTCGCGGGCGCAGCTGAGGAGCGCCGCCGGAAGGATGAGCAGCAAGGCGAAACGGAGGCGCGGCATAGGCCCGGAGTATAGGGCAGCCCGCGTGAGAAGGCGGCGCTCTCCGGCCCACACACTCGGGGCGGCGCTATCATGCCCGGCGATGCTTGCTCTCCTTTTTTCCTTCTCCCCCACCCACACCCCATGACCCTTCCCGAAGGCACCCGCGACGTGTTGCCGCCCGAATGGGCCTGGCGCGAATACCTGCGCTCCAAACTTTCAGCCCACTTTGCCCAGCACGGCTACCGGGGCGTGGACGTGCCCACGCTGGAATTTCAAAACCACGACCACCCGCAAGACGCCACCGCCTTCAAGCTGATTGATGTAGGCGGCTCGGTGCTGGCGCTGCGCAGCGAATTCACCACCGCCATTACCCAACTCGCCCGCAGACGCTTTCCGGCTGGCCCCTTTCCACTGCGGCTGCAATACGCCGGGCGGCTGTGGCTGCGCGGTCAGACCAGCGAACTCGGCCACCTGCGCGAATTTACCCAAGTCGGGGTGGAACTGCTGGGCGTCCGCAGCCCACAGGCCGACGCCGAGCTGCTGGAAGTGGCGCTGTCGGCCCTCTCGGCGGTGGGGGTCGCTGCCCACTTGGAAGTCGGCCACCCCGGCTTCGTGGACGGCCTCCTCGAAGACGCAGGCATTACTGGCGCGGCCCGCGACACGCTCCACGACGCGATGGATAGAAAAAGTGGCCCTGATCTGGCAGCGGGCCTGAGCGCCCACGCTTTGCCCGCCGAGCTGGGCCACCTGCTTTACCGGGTGATGGACTTGTACGGCGGCCCGGACGTGCTGAGTGCAGCCAGCGCCCTGCCTCTGGGTGAGCGGGCACGGCAAGCGCTTGATGATCTCTTGGCCATCGCTGCCGCGTTCGGGCCAGAACGGTTGCTGTTCGATCTGGGCATGAGCCGCCGCTACGGCTATTACAGCGGCTACACCTTCCGGGCTTACGTGGCGGGCCACGCGCAGCCGGTCTTGGGCGGCGGGCGCTACGGCGGGCGCGGCGAGACGCTTCCCGGCGCGGGCTTCGCGGTGGGCTTAGAGCGCCTCACCGAAGTGGCCGCCCGCCACCTTCCCCCCGAGCGCGAAGCGGTGCTGGCGCTCGACGAAGCCGGAGTGAACTACGCCCAAACGCTGGGCTTGGTGGCAGAGCGGGCCTGGACAAACGACCCAGCCGACTGGCAACGCTACGCGGCGGCGCGGGGCATCGTGCGGATGGTGCGCGGCGAGCAACTGATTGAGGTGAAGGCGTGAATCCGGCTCCCGAGTTCAGCGCGGCGGGCTTGACGCTGGCCCTGCCCAAAGGCCGCATTTTTGAAGAGGCCATAGACCTGCTCTCGCGGGCAGGCTTGCCGCTGTATCTGCCACAAAAAA contains:
- a CDS encoding ATP phosphoribosyltransferase regulatory subunit; its protein translation is MTLPEGTRDVLPPEWAWREYLRSKLSAHFAQHGYRGVDVPTLEFQNHDHPQDATAFKLIDVGGSVLALRSEFTTAITQLARRRFPAGPFPLRLQYAGRLWLRGQTSELGHLREFTQVGVELLGVRSPQADAELLEVALSALSAVGVAAHLEVGHPGFVDGLLEDAGITGAARDTLHDAMDRKSGPDLAAGLSAHALPAELGHLLYRVMDLYGGPDVLSAASALPLGERARQALDDLLAIAAAFGPERLLFDLGMSRRYGYYSGYTFRAYVAGHAQPVLGGGRYGGRGETLPGAGFAVGLERLTEVAARHLPPEREAVLALDEAGVNYAQTLGLVAERAWTNDPADWQRYAAARGIVRMVRGEQLIEVKA
- a CDS encoding endonuclease III domain-containing protein, producing the protein MSLPPQTRPAQRYLSEQQPTEQQPTRTPRSKPSLAEQAPSPAELPEVARRLAKRYLPTPPTPRRAAEPLDGLISTILSQQNTAPITRRQFGGLKAAYPSWEMALADGPDGIETVLKAAGGGLSRIKANYIWNVLDQLETTRGELSLKDTRQMNDAEVRTLLESLPGVGMKTASCVLLFDLARPAMPVDTHILRITRRLEWLPAQWNAVKVERWYDEVLPATWAERYTFHVSAIRHGRETCKAQRPKCGECVLQELCPSAGVFLK
- a CDS encoding DUF4388 domain-containing protein translates to MDQQRENRSGLRAALPPATDQRQLTFIEGQLTYDILEDLFLYLCRRQETLVWQLTTLAGEFSVVFDQGQPADCMFRPSRPIGAYVGLKALRTLFQQQGGQFSVSRSAAPIRRRSLSGSGENLLMALAAQGDERSAPAVLSGTTFDSSAELASVQDLQPDAHRTAFLTSSAEMPLADVLQLFSVSRRSYRVKLSDLSVHPSAPRWLGEIELSAHQIISADMGSERGQSAFNKLLNFAGALQIEVSPSSVSLPTGHDLPPNEPPPDKSPLGKLDKLLLSAVMAGELGSASETGAEKPSAAETPSALQRLGTFLRRK